A section of the Streptomyces sp. Je 1-369 genome encodes:
- a CDS encoding acyltransferase family protein, with protein MTTPGPTLPKLIPGAEHDAGHVSRTVPAAAASRPARGRPRLRALDGLRLVAALMVAAYHYGGRDGEIAEAWGSSPKAQFPTASEWFAYGCLGVQIFFVISGFVICMSGWGRPMRSFFASRASRLLPSYWAAIVLVTAVFALPAVTYAAVSPSDALVNLTMLQQPLGADRVLGVCWTLWAELRFYALFALCVVMPGATRARVVLFCAVWTLAAAVSEAANEPLLDLVLMPEYAPFFVGGIGIYLIHRDRRDLTAWGITGVSWLIGQHYAVDRLWHAPNPDFFSYRSSVAIMAVVTAGFLAVLLIALGHLDWANWRWLTVAGALTYPFYLVHEHLGWVTVEVLHRHVGLPSYATFGLTIAAMLLLAWLLNRYVEERLTPLIRNGLNRSLTPRN; from the coding sequence ATGACCACTCCCGGACCCACGCTCCCGAAGCTCATACCGGGCGCGGAACACGACGCTGGACACGTCTCCCGTACGGTCCCGGCCGCCGCCGCCAGCAGACCCGCCCGCGGCAGACCGCGGCTGCGCGCCCTCGACGGGCTGCGGCTCGTCGCCGCGCTGATGGTCGCCGCGTACCACTACGGCGGCCGCGACGGGGAGATCGCCGAGGCCTGGGGCAGCTCGCCCAAGGCGCAGTTCCCGACGGCCAGTGAGTGGTTCGCGTACGGCTGTCTGGGCGTGCAGATCTTCTTCGTGATCAGCGGTTTCGTCATCTGCATGAGCGGCTGGGGCAGGCCCATGCGCTCGTTCTTCGCGTCCCGCGCCTCCCGGCTGCTGCCGTCCTACTGGGCGGCGATCGTCCTGGTGACGGCGGTCTTCGCGCTGCCCGCCGTGACGTACGCGGCCGTCTCGCCCAGTGACGCGCTGGTCAACCTCACCATGCTGCAACAGCCGCTGGGCGCCGACCGCGTGCTCGGCGTGTGCTGGACGCTCTGGGCCGAGCTGCGCTTCTACGCACTCTTCGCCCTGTGCGTGGTCATGCCGGGCGCGACCCGCGCGCGGGTGGTGCTTTTCTGCGCGGTGTGGACGCTGGCCGCGGCCGTGTCGGAGGCCGCGAACGAGCCGCTCCTCGACCTGGTCCTGATGCCGGAGTACGCGCCCTTCTTCGTCGGCGGCATCGGCATCTACCTCATCCACCGCGACCGCCGCGACCTCACGGCGTGGGGCATCACGGGGGTGAGCTGGCTGATCGGCCAGCACTACGCCGTCGACCGGCTCTGGCACGCGCCGAACCCGGACTTCTTCTCGTACCGCTCCTCGGTCGCGATCATGGCGGTGGTCACGGCCGGTTTCCTGGCGGTGCTCCTGATCGCGCTCGGGCACCTCGACTGGGCGAACTGGCGCTGGCTGACCGTGGCGGGCGCGCTGACGTACCCGTTCTACCTGGTGCACGAGCACCTGGGCTGGGTGACGGTGGAGGTGCTGCACCGACACGTGGGCCTGCCGTCCTACGCGACGTTCGGCCTGACGATCGCCGCCATGCTGCTCCTCGCGTGGCTCCTGAACCGGTACGTGGAGGAGCGGCTGACCCCGCTCATCCGCAACGGCCTCAACCGGAGCCTTACCCCTCGGAATTGA
- a CDS encoding polysialyltransferase family glycosyltransferase, with translation MATAAVTPTPTAPTAPRTTQIFLASTLYGVATLAAALDADRFDPADRRILLVSNNAATPETTTPLDEMPGFERLRGRFDEVRSWNEAIAPFHPGGWAPRGDDVVLWERYVRMLWDLGDDDIELAVESIQVNPALALAQIFTGVPVDVYADGLMSYGPTRNKIDPLVGTRVRRLLHLDLVPGLTPLLLTEFGVAPEVVPTDAFLDVLGELAEAEEQSPELPELPTLPDGEAPVLVLGQYLSALSILTAEEEEELHIRMVRGAASLGHTHVVFKPHPTAPARWSRALEKEARTIGVELTVLDTPVLAEVLYQRMRPALVVGCFSTALLTASALYGLPAARTGTDLLLERLAPYQNSNRVPVTIVDALLPELTDGTAVAAQEAGLGTGELTNLLKAVGFAMQPQIYPRLRPEAERYLARNLDATTWRYFKRRRLTALALPGAVPSQLAFIPRNAAVRRVARRARSVQRSLKRTALG, from the coding sequence ATGGCGACCGCAGCGGTGACTCCGACCCCGACCGCGCCCACGGCCCCCCGTACGACCCAGATCTTCCTCGCGTCCACGCTGTACGGCGTCGCGACGCTCGCCGCCGCCCTGGACGCCGACCGTTTCGACCCCGCCGACCGGCGGATCCTCCTGGTCAGCAACAACGCGGCGACGCCCGAGACGACGACGCCCCTCGACGAGATGCCGGGCTTCGAGCGGCTGCGCGGCCGGTTCGACGAGGTGCGCTCCTGGAACGAGGCCATCGCCCCTTTCCACCCGGGCGGCTGGGCCCCGCGCGGCGACGACGTCGTGCTCTGGGAGCGCTACGTACGGATGCTGTGGGACCTCGGCGACGACGACATCGAGCTGGCCGTCGAGTCCATCCAGGTCAACCCGGCGCTCGCGCTCGCGCAGATCTTCACGGGCGTTCCCGTGGACGTCTACGCCGACGGCCTGATGAGCTACGGCCCCACCCGCAACAAGATCGACCCGCTGGTCGGCACGCGTGTGCGGCGCCTGCTCCACCTGGACCTCGTCCCGGGGCTCACCCCGCTCCTGCTCACCGAGTTCGGCGTCGCCCCCGAGGTCGTACCGACCGACGCGTTCCTCGACGTACTCGGTGAACTCGCCGAGGCCGAAGAGCAGTCGCCGGAGCTTCCGGAGCTGCCGACGCTTCCGGACGGCGAGGCGCCCGTCCTCGTCCTCGGCCAGTACCTCTCCGCCCTCTCCATCCTCACCGCCGAGGAAGAGGAGGAGCTGCACATCCGCATGGTGCGCGGCGCCGCCTCGCTCGGCCACACGCACGTCGTGTTCAAGCCCCACCCCACGGCACCGGCCCGCTGGTCGCGCGCCCTGGAGAAGGAGGCGCGGACGATCGGCGTCGAGCTGACCGTGCTCGACACGCCCGTACTCGCCGAGGTGCTCTACCAGCGGATGCGGCCCGCGCTCGTCGTCGGCTGCTTCTCCACGGCGCTGCTCACGGCGTCCGCGCTGTACGGCCTGCCCGCCGCCCGCACCGGCACCGACCTCCTCCTGGAACGGCTCGCGCCCTACCAGAACAGCAACCGCGTCCCCGTCACGATCGTCGACGCGCTGCTGCCCGAGCTCACCGACGGCACGGCGGTCGCGGCGCAGGAGGCCGGTCTCGGCACCGGCGAGCTGACGAACCTCCTCAAGGCCGTCGGCTTCGCGATGCAGCCCCAGATCTATCCGCGCCTGCGCCCCGAGGCCGAGCGCTACCTCGCCCGGAACCTGGACGCCACCACCTGGCGCTACTTCAAGCGGCGCCGCCTCACCGCGCTCGCGCTGCCCGGGGCCGTCCCCTCGCAGCTCGCGTTCATCCCGCGCAACGCGGCCGTCCGGCGCGTCGCGCGCCGTGCCCGCTCCGTACAGCGCTCGCTCAAGCGGACCGCACTCGGATGA
- a CDS encoding FAD-dependent monooxygenase encodes MELNNVKDTGVLIVGAGPTGLALACDLARRDVPTLVVERAPTLFPGSRGKGLQPRTMEVFDDLGVIGAVLASGGPMPVGMVWRYGERQGEHRMFDEPEPTETAPYTTPWMLPQWRTQEILLARLRELGGDVVFGAEVTEVTQSVHGAGGGAGAGVTARLSTGATVRAAYAVAADGGRSTLRGALGITMAGEAVDPNPVLVADVIIPALDRDNWHMFPPADGTRLYTAICPLAGTEDFQLTAQFPAGATPDLSLRGVRDLVAARTHLAAADVREVRWSSDFRPRAALADRFREGRVFLAGDAAHVHSPAGGQGLNTSVQDAYNLGWKLAAVLRHGAPDTLLDTYEEERLPNAAQMLGLSTRIHRGEARRGAATRQLGIGYREGSLAAETREDVPEDVVRAGDRAPDGPYGTGTLFDAFRGPHFTLLAVGTDAELPPLPRELVHAHTIPAYEPYGKGLFLIRPDGHVGWAGTDARAGLTAYLARCGIPVTP; translated from the coding sequence ATGGAACTTAACAACGTTAAGGACACTGGCGTACTCATCGTGGGCGCCGGTCCCACCGGTCTCGCCCTCGCCTGCGACCTGGCGCGCCGCGACGTACCCACCCTCGTCGTGGAACGCGCTCCCACCCTCTTCCCCGGCTCGCGCGGCAAGGGGCTGCAGCCCCGCACCATGGAGGTCTTCGACGACCTCGGCGTGATCGGCGCGGTCCTCGCGTCGGGCGGCCCCATGCCGGTCGGCATGGTGTGGCGGTACGGGGAGCGGCAGGGCGAGCACCGGATGTTCGACGAACCGGAGCCGACGGAGACCGCGCCGTACACCACGCCGTGGATGCTCCCCCAGTGGCGCACCCAGGAGATCCTGCTGGCGCGCCTGCGGGAGCTCGGCGGCGACGTCGTGTTCGGCGCGGAGGTGACGGAGGTGACGCAGTCCGTTCACGGCGCCGGGGGCGGGGCCGGGGCCGGGGTCACCGCCCGGCTGTCGACCGGCGCGACGGTGCGGGCGGCATACGCGGTGGCGGCGGACGGCGGCCGCTCCACCCTGCGCGGCGCGCTGGGCATCACGATGGCGGGCGAGGCCGTGGACCCGAACCCGGTCCTGGTCGCGGACGTCATCATCCCCGCTCTCGACCGCGACAACTGGCACATGTTCCCGCCCGCCGACGGCACCCGCCTCTACACGGCGATCTGCCCGCTGGCCGGCACCGAGGACTTCCAGCTGACCGCCCAGTTCCCCGCGGGGGCGACACCCGACCTCTCCCTTCGGGGCGTACGCGACCTCGTGGCCGCCCGGACGCACCTGGCCGCGGCCGACGTGCGCGAGGTGCGCTGGTCCTCGGACTTCCGGCCGCGCGCGGCGCTGGCGGACCGCTTCCGCGAGGGCCGCGTCTTCCTGGCCGGGGACGCGGCGCACGTCCACTCGCCCGCGGGCGGTCAGGGCCTGAACACGAGCGTCCAGGACGCGTACAACCTGGGCTGGAAGCTGGCCGCGGTACTCCGGCACGGGGCGCCGGACACCCTCCTCGACACGTACGAGGAGGAGCGGCTGCCCAACGCGGCCCAGATGCTGGGCCTGTCCACGCGCATCCACCGCGGCGAGGCACGCCGTGGCGCGGCCACGCGCCAGCTCGGCATCGGCTACCGCGAGGGCTCACTGGCGGCGGAGACGCGTGAGGACGTACCGGAGGACGTGGTGCGGGCGGGCGACCGGGCGCCGGACGGGCCGTACGGCACGGGGACCCTGTTCGACGCGTTCCGGGGCCCGCACTTCACGCTGCTGGCGGTGGGCACGGACGCGGAACTCCCGCCGCTGCCCCGCGAGTTGGTGCACGCCCACACGATTCCGGCGTACGAGCCCTACGGGAAGGGCCTGTTCCTGATCCGTCCCGACGGCCACGTCGGCTGGGCGGGCACGGACGCGCGGGCCGGTCTCACCGCGTACCTGGCGCGCTGCGGGATCCCCGTCACCCCTTGA
- a CDS encoding TetR/AcrR family transcriptional regulator C-terminal domain-containing protein, producing MVKVATTKLDRTRVARTALDLLNETGLEGLTLRAIAQRLDVKAPALYWHFKDKQALLDEMATEMMRRMAEDFLSAPDPDWRVALTAAMRGLRAHLLRHRDGAKVFSGTRYTDLSYAAPLEAHLRTLGEAGFAPGPAARAWFTAYNYTIGYVIEEQSTTPGPDRGEDGYDLAARAERLAAYPLAAAAGEEMFRSHDRGFEEGLAAVVAGIGVTLVNSEG from the coding sequence ATTGTCAAGGTGGCTACGACGAAGCTGGACCGGACCCGAGTGGCGCGCACCGCGCTCGACCTTCTGAACGAGACGGGGCTCGAAGGGCTGACCCTGCGCGCCATCGCCCAGCGCCTCGACGTGAAGGCGCCCGCCCTGTACTGGCACTTCAAGGACAAGCAGGCGCTGCTCGACGAGATGGCGACGGAGATGATGCGGCGCATGGCCGAGGACTTCCTGTCCGCGCCGGACCCCGACTGGCGCGTGGCGCTCACCGCCGCGATGCGGGGCCTCCGCGCCCACCTGCTGCGCCACCGCGACGGCGCCAAGGTCTTCAGCGGCACGCGCTACACGGACCTGTCGTACGCGGCGCCCCTGGAGGCTCATCTGCGGACGCTCGGCGAGGCGGGATTCGCGCCGGGCCCGGCCGCGCGCGCCTGGTTCACCGCGTACAACTACACGATCGGCTACGTCATCGAGGAGCAGTCGACAACTCCGGGGCCCGACCGCGGCGAGGACGGCTACGACCTCGCGGCGCGCGCCGAGCGCCTCGCCGCGTATCCGCTGGCCGCGGCGGCGGGCGAGGAGATGTTCCGTTCGCACGACCGCGGCTTCGAGGAGGGTCTCGCCGCGGTCGTGGCGGGAATCGGGGTGACGCTCGTCAATTCCGAGGGGTAA
- a CDS encoding glycosyltransferase family 2 protein, translating to MVKLSVIVPFYNVQQYAPDTLRSLRANARDDFEFILVDDCSRDETPDILERAARELPGAVHLRHEKNGGLATARNTGLDAARGEYLTFLDGDDWLAPGYYTQLVDAIERLGCDFVRTDHVQCTARARSVHRVPHGRRGVVLNPREVILPADRSTSVDYAYAWAGIYHRRLADAGLLHFTDGLRTAEDRPWIWRLHREAESFAAVGLLGVFYRRGVASSLTQIGDVRQLDFIKAFDQVVQETAADRDADELLPKAVRTYCAIISHHLGSIERFEPPVARKLKSMSAAALKRMPQGVLDDALDSMDLQRATRLRRLRRRPVSAEVAA from the coding sequence GTGGTTAAGCTCTCCGTCATCGTGCCGTTCTACAACGTGCAGCAATACGCGCCCGACACTCTGAGGAGTCTGCGTGCGAACGCACGTGACGACTTCGAATTCATTCTCGTCGACGACTGCTCGCGCGACGAGACTCCGGACATCCTGGAGCGTGCGGCGCGCGAGCTTCCCGGCGCCGTCCACCTCCGCCATGAGAAGAACGGGGGCCTCGCGACCGCCCGCAACACGGGTCTCGACGCGGCCCGCGGCGAGTACCTGACCTTCCTGGACGGCGACGACTGGCTCGCGCCCGGGTACTACACGCAACTCGTCGACGCCATCGAGCGGTTGGGCTGCGACTTCGTACGTACCGACCATGTCCAGTGCACCGCGCGGGCCCGCAGCGTGCACCGCGTGCCGCACGGCAGGCGTGGCGTCGTGCTGAACCCGCGCGAGGTGATACTGCCCGCCGACCGCTCGACCTCCGTCGACTACGCGTACGCCTGGGCGGGCATCTACCACCGCAGGCTCGCCGACGCGGGGCTGCTCCACTTCACCGACGGTCTGCGCACCGCCGAGGACAGGCCGTGGATCTGGCGGCTGCACCGGGAGGCGGAATCCTTCGCCGCGGTCGGTCTTCTCGGTGTGTTCTACCGGCGCGGTGTCGCCTCTTCACTGACCCAGATCGGTGACGTACGCCAGCTCGATTTCATCAAGGCATTCGACCAGGTCGTACAGGAAACAGCGGCGGACCGGGACGCGGACGAACTCCTGCCGAAGGCCGTACGCACGTACTGCGCGATCATCTCCCACCATTTGGGATCCATCGAAAGGTTCGAGCCACCCGTGGCGCGGAAATTGAAGTCAATGAGTGCGGCCGCCCTGAAGCGGATGCCGCAGGGCGTTCTCGACGACGCGCTCGACTCCATGGACCTCCAGCGGGCGACGCGGCTGCGCAGGCTGCGGCGGCGTCCGGTGTCGGCGGAGGTGGCCGCGTAA
- a CDS encoding N-acetylneuraminate synthase family protein, whose product MSNITSIGANSRLRRFGSKTAGPGQPVYITGEIGINHNGDLENAFKLIDVAAEAGCDAVKFQKRTPEICTPRDQWDIERDTPWGRMTYIDYRHRVEFGESEYQAISEHCAKRGIDWFASPWDTEAVAFLEKFDLPAHKVASASLTDDELLRALRATGRTVILSTGMSTPKQIRHAVEVLGSDNILMCHATSTYPAQAEELNLRVINTLQAEYPNVPIGYSGHETGLQTTLAAVALGATFVERHITLDRAMWGSDQAASVEPQGLTRLVRDIRTIEASLGDGVKKVYESELGPMKKLRRVAGVVAEAETAADAEPVAV is encoded by the coding sequence ATGAGCAACATCACCTCCATCGGTGCCAACTCCCGCCTCCGCCGCTTCGGTTCGAAGACGGCCGGTCCCGGCCAGCCCGTCTACATCACCGGCGAGATCGGCATCAACCACAACGGCGACCTGGAGAACGCGTTCAAGCTGATCGACGTGGCCGCCGAGGCGGGCTGCGACGCGGTGAAGTTCCAGAAGCGCACCCCGGAGATCTGCACCCCGCGCGACCAGTGGGACATCGAGCGCGACACCCCCTGGGGCCGCATGACGTACATCGACTACCGCCACCGCGTGGAGTTCGGCGAGTCCGAGTACCAGGCCATCAGCGAGCACTGCGCCAAGCGCGGCATCGACTGGTTCGCCTCCCCGTGGGACACCGAGGCCGTCGCCTTCCTGGAGAAGTTCGACCTGCCCGCCCACAAGGTCGCCTCCGCCTCGCTCACCGACGACGAGCTGCTCCGCGCCCTGCGCGCCACGGGCCGCACGGTCATCCTCTCCACGGGCATGTCGACCCCGAAGCAGATCCGCCACGCGGTGGAGGTGCTCGGCTCCGACAACATCCTGATGTGCCACGCCACGTCGACGTACCCGGCGCAGGCGGAGGAGCTCAACCTCCGCGTCATCAACACCCTCCAGGCCGAGTACCCGAACGTCCCGATCGGCTACTCCGGCCACGAGACCGGCCTCCAGACCACGCTGGCCGCCGTCGCCCTCGGCGCCACGTTCGTCGAGCGCCACATCACCCTCGACCGCGCCATGTGGGGCTCCGACCAGGCCGCGTCGGTGGAACCCCAGGGCCTCACCCGCCTGGTCCGCGACATCCGCACCATCGAGGCGTCCCTCGGTGACGGCGTCAAGAAGGTCTACGAGTCCGAGCTCGGCCCGATGAAGAAGCTGCGCCGCGTCGCGGGCGTCGTGGCCGAGGCCGAGACCGCCGCCGACGCCGAGCCGGTCGCGGTCTGA
- a CDS encoding N-acylneuraminate cytidylyltransferase: MSHPGPAGTQARRVLAVIPARGGSKGVPAKNLAPVGGVPLVARAIRACLAARLVTDVVVSTDDHVIAEAARHAGAEVVLRPAAIAGDTATSEAAVLHAMDAHEALHGATVGVVLLVQCTSPFLTAEDVDGVAAAVAEHGADTAVTVAPFHGFIWRDAADDATEDGAAGIGTHRTDSVGGTTATLAANSTHARGGYGVNHDKSFRPRRQDRPQDLLETGAAYAMDAAGFRTEKHRFFGRTEPVRTDPARVLEVDDPHDLARARALAPLFDADLPEGDAALPTAADIDAVVLDFDGTQTDDRVLIDSDGREFVSVHRGDGLGIAALRRSGLNMLILSTEQNPVVAARARKLKLPVLHGIDRKDLALKQWCEEQGIAPERVLYVGNDVNDLPCFALVGWPVAVASAHDVVRGAARAVTTVPGGEGAIREIASWILGPSLDSLHN, from the coding sequence ATGTCCCACCCCGGCCCAGCAGGTACGCAGGCCCGCCGCGTGCTCGCCGTCATCCCCGCCCGCGGCGGCTCCAAGGGCGTCCCCGCCAAGAACCTCGCCCCGGTCGGCGGCGTGCCGCTGGTGGCCCGCGCCATCCGCGCCTGCCTGGCCGCCCGGCTCGTCACCGACGTCGTCGTCTCCACCGACGACCACGTGATCGCCGAGGCCGCCCGGCACGCCGGCGCCGAAGTGGTGCTGCGCCCCGCCGCGATCGCCGGGGACACCGCGACCAGCGAAGCGGCCGTGCTGCATGCCATGGACGCCCACGAGGCGCTGCACGGCGCGACCGTGGGCGTCGTCCTGCTCGTGCAGTGCACCAGCCCCTTCCTCACCGCCGAGGACGTCGACGGCGTGGCCGCCGCGGTCGCCGAGCACGGCGCCGACACCGCCGTCACGGTGGCGCCCTTCCACGGCTTCATCTGGCGCGACGCGGCGGACGACGCGACGGAGGACGGCGCGGCGGGCATCGGCACGCACCGCACCGACTCCGTGGGCGGCACCACCGCGACCCTCGCAGCCAACTCCACCCACGCCCGCGGCGGCTACGGCGTCAACCACGACAAATCGTTCCGCCCGCGCCGCCAGGACCGCCCCCAGGACCTCCTGGAGACCGGCGCCGCCTACGCCATGGACGCGGCGGGCTTCCGCACCGAGAAGCACCGCTTCTTCGGCCGCACCGAACCCGTCCGCACCGACCCGGCCCGCGTCCTGGAGGTCGACGACCCGCACGACCTCGCCCGGGCCCGCGCGCTCGCCCCGCTCTTCGACGCGGACCTCCCCGAAGGCGACGCCGCCCTCCCGACCGCCGCCGACATCGACGCGGTCGTCCTCGACTTCGACGGCACCCAGACCGACGACAGGGTGCTGATCGACTCCGATGGACGGGAGTTCGTCTCCGTGCACCGCGGCGACGGACTCGGCATCGCGGCCCTCCGCAGGAGCGGCCTGAACATGCTGATCCTGTCCACGGAACAGAACCCGGTCGTCGCCGCGCGCGCCAGGAAGCTGAAGCTCCCCGTGCTGCACGGCATCGACCGGAAAGACCTCGCACTGAAGCAGTGGTGCGAGGAACAGGGCATCGCTCCCGAGCGCGTGCTCTACGTCGGAAACGACGTCAATGACCTCCCGTGCTTCGCCCTCGTGGGCTGGCCCGTGGCGGTCGCGAGCGCCCACGACGTCGTACGCGGCGCCGCACGCGCGGTCACCACCGTCCCCGGTGGTGAGGGCGCGATCCGAGAGATCGCCAGCTGGATCCTCGGCCCCTCTCTCGACTCCCTCCACAATTAA
- a CDS encoding DUF6716 putative glycosyltransferase — protein sequence MQGSHRNPLRVAVLADSDTRWKWGALTANRIVSDSRLSGFLLRGRATPTPRQLEEVGVRADALREVTAVEFLREMERDAPDVIVLALVGGAVQAVLHGLARITQDARLTGGPARRSVVVTGYVGVVYEKLADGLLLRHGADVVLANSRQDAERFRTVYEGVGADASAVTEAALPFLGGASYDERDRRDGDDPYTVVFAAQPSVPETAAHRTYLLRRLAEHARLHPDREVLLKLRSKPGEHTTHIEELPYQKLSQRLDGGLPPNCRLVYGHMGEVLDRTDLLVTVSSTAALESLHRRIPTAVLTDLGVREALGNHHFTGSGCLASWDQLDAGHLPVPDERWLARQGVAADGAYENAFDAARERVADLLGTAAAGGLPPLAPYYSPSTAGGYLPGILARHHLGPDGAPLPGAPTGDKDPGPVRQIVRRAARGAYRHGVQRVAPVIRRMGEL from the coding sequence GTGCAAGGAAGTCATCGAAACCCGCTGCGGGTCGCCGTACTCGCCGACTCCGATACGCGATGGAAATGGGGCGCTCTCACCGCGAACCGCATCGTATCGGACAGTCGGCTCAGCGGCTTCCTGCTCCGCGGCCGGGCCACTCCCACGCCCCGGCAGCTCGAGGAAGTGGGCGTGCGCGCGGATGCGCTGCGCGAGGTCACGGCCGTCGAGTTCCTGCGTGAGATGGAGCGGGACGCACCCGACGTGATCGTGCTCGCCCTGGTGGGCGGGGCGGTCCAGGCGGTCCTGCACGGACTCGCCCGCATCACGCAGGACGCCCGCCTCACGGGCGGCCCGGCGCGCCGCTCCGTCGTCGTCACCGGCTACGTCGGCGTCGTCTACGAGAAGCTCGCCGACGGTCTCCTCCTGCGGCACGGCGCGGACGTCGTCCTCGCCAACTCCCGGCAGGACGCGGAGCGGTTCCGCACCGTGTACGAAGGAGTGGGCGCCGACGCGTCGGCGGTGACGGAGGCCGCGCTGCCGTTCCTCGGCGGAGCGTCGTACGACGAGCGTGACCGGCGCGACGGAGACGACCCCTACACCGTCGTCTTCGCCGCCCAGCCCTCCGTCCCCGAGACCGCCGCGCACCGCACCTACCTCCTGCGCCGCCTCGCCGAGCACGCCCGCCTGCACCCCGACCGCGAGGTCCTGCTCAAGCTGCGCAGCAAGCCCGGCGAGCACACCACGCACATCGAGGAGCTGCCCTACCAGAAGCTGTCGCAGCGACTCGACGGCGGCCTGCCGCCCAACTGCCGTCTCGTGTACGGGCACATGGGCGAGGTCCTGGACCGCACCGACCTACTGGTCACCGTCAGCTCCACGGCCGCGCTCGAATCCCTGCACCGCCGCATCCCCACCGCCGTCCTCACCGACCTCGGGGTGCGCGAGGCGCTCGGCAACCACCACTTCACCGGATCCGGGTGCCTCGCCTCCTGGGACCAGCTCGACGCGGGCCACCTGCCCGTGCCCGACGAGAGGTGGCTGGCACGGCAGGGCGTCGCCGCCGACGGAGCGTACGAGAACGCCTTCGACGCGGCGCGGGAACGGGTCGCCGACCTCCTCGGCACCGCGGCCGCGGGCGGCCTCCCGCCCCTCGCGCCGTACTACAGCCCCAGCACGGCCGGCGGCTACCTGCCCGGCATCCTCGCCCGCCACCACCTCGGCCCCGACGGCGCACCGCTGCCGGGCGCCCCCACGGGCGACAAGGACCCCGGCCCCGTACGGCAGATCGTGCGCCGCGCAGCCCGCGGCGCGTACCGCCACGGAGTGCAGCGCGTGGCCCCCGTCATCCGCCGGATGGGCGAGCTGTGA